GACTGGCTCTTGAATTGTCGCCGGGTGAAGGCAAGTGGCTCATCCTTGATCTCGCGGCGGCTCCGTTGCTGACGGAATCGTTGCCGCCCGGATTCGGGAGCGAGCCGGTCTGGCCGGAACTGGAGCGAATCAGGAGCGAGGAGGGGCTGTGGCGAGAGCTTCCTCATCTGACTCCGCCTCTGCGCCATCACCTGCGATCGGTTTCTCCGGCCGAGGCCGAGGCTTTGCTTCAGAGCCTGGGGACCCGCACCGTGTCCACTTTTTATCACGGGCTCGATCATCAGGGCCGGCCCCAGGTGCGGCTCTGGCCCCTGCGGGACGGAGGCGCTTGTTCCAGCGCTCTGGAGGCTGCGCAGAATGCCCACGGCCAGACGCTGGCCGGACTCGAGCGGGTCCACGCCGGTGCAGACAGCGCCGTGGCCCGCAACATTCGCCGCATCCGGCGCGCCCTTGAGCGGGTTCAGGGTGATCACAAGCGCTTGCAGGGCATGGTCGAAAAGCGTCGCGACGGGCTTCTGCTGCAGGCGCATCTGCATGGCCTGGACAGGAACGTCCGGCTGGCAGTGCTCCTTCTTGAGGACGAGCATGGCGAGGACGTGGAGGTTCGTCTTGATCCTGGCTTGACGGTGCGTGAAAACATGGAGCGTTTTTTTGGGCGCGCCGCCAAGGGCGAACGTGGGCTGGGCATCGTCGCAGCCCGCGCCCTGGCCCTGCAGCGGGAGCTGGATGCGGTTCGTCAGGGCATGCCGCCGACCGAAGCCGAGTCCGTGCGCGGCGCAAAAGCTCCCGCGCCCATTGTGCTTCCCGCCAAGTTTCGCAAGATCAAGGTCCAGGCTTATCGTTCCTCGGACGGATTCCTCATTGTGCGCGGCCGCAGCGCCCAGGCCAATCATCAGTTGCTGACCCAGGCCGCCAGTCCCTTCGACTACTGGCTGCATGCCCAGGACGGCCCTGGCGCCCATGTCATCGTCAAGCGCGACTTTCCGGCCCAGGAAGTGCCCGAGCGGACCGTGCAGGAGGCGGCGGCCCTGGCGGCCCTGGCCAGTCATCTGAAAATGGCGGATCGTGGCGAGGTGCTCCTGTGCCTGGTCAGGGATGTGCGGCCCATAAAAGGCGCGGCCTTGGGAATGGTCGGGGTGGACAAGGTTCTGCGCACGGTTCGCCCTGCCATCGATCCCGCCCTGGAGGAAAGCCTTCGCCTTGAAGGGCAACGCTGACTTTACATAATGCCCTGCCGGACATACTACTGGCGGCCACAACTTTTGCGCGAGGTACACCCATGTTGATCGATTCCCACGGAAGAAAAGTCAGTTATCTGAGGTTGAGCATCACCGACCGCTGCAATCTGCGATGTCTGTATTGCAGGCCCCAGGATGAATGGACGTTCATCCCGCACGAACAGATTCTGTCTTTCGAGGAAATGGCCGAGCTGGTGGACGTGGCCCGGCAGGCCGGGGTGGAGAAGGTCCGACTGACCGGAGGAGAGCCCTTCGCCCGCAAGGACTTCATTCCTTTCATGGGGCGTCTGCATGCCAAGTATCCCGATCTGGACCTGCGCATCACCACCAATGGAACCCTGCTTGCGGGTCGCGTCGACGAACTGCGGGAGGCCGGTATATCCTGTCTGAATATTTCTCTTGATACCCTGCAGCGCAAAAAATTCGAGGAAATAACCAAGATCGACGGTTATGATCAGGTCCGGGCGGGCATCGACGCCTGTCTGAAGGGTGGTCTGCGGGTCAAGGTCAATGTTGTGGCCCTGAAGGGGGTCAACGATGACGAGTTGCCCGGGTTCGTGGATTTCGCCCGTGAAAACGGGGTGGACGTGCGCTTTATCGAGTTCATGCCCATCGGTTACCAGTCGCGCTGGAGCCGTGAGAATTACTGGCCCGCCGAGGAGATCATCGCCGAGGTGGAGAAGCTGGTGCCACTTCAGGAGGTGCTCGAAGCGTCCCGCAACAGCGGCCCGGCAAAGATGTACGGGATCTCCGGCGGGTCCGGGCGAATCGGGGTGATTTCGGCCGTCAGCAATCATTTCTGCGAGAGCTGCAACCGCTTCAGGGTCACTTCTGACGGCAAGCTGCGCACCTGCCTTTTTTCAGACCGGGAATATGACGTGCGTTCCATCCTGCGCGATCCGGAGCATACCATGCAGGACATGCTCGACCTGTTTGCCCGTGCCAACGCGGAAAAGCCCCTGGGCTATCGTCTGCTGCAGGATCGCGAGCACAATCAGGTCTGCGACAGGACCATGACGGCCATCGGCGGCTAGCAGGCTACTGAAATTTTCCAATAATCGGCTAGGATTTTTTCTTGTGCACCAGATCGTCCACGGCTTCGGGCGTGGACGGTATGGAAAGGGTGGGTTTTCCCTCTTCCA
The genomic region above belongs to Deltaproteobacteria bacterium HGW-Deltaproteobacteria-18 and contains:
- the moaA gene encoding GTP 3',8-cyclase MoaA; translated protein: MLIDSHGRKVSYLRLSITDRCNLRCLYCRPQDEWTFIPHEQILSFEEMAELVDVARQAGVEKVRLTGGEPFARKDFIPFMGRLHAKYPDLDLRITTNGTLLAGRVDELREAGISCLNISLDTLQRKKFEEITKIDGYDQVRAGIDACLKGGLRVKVNVVALKGVNDDELPGFVDFARENGVDVRFIEFMPIGYQSRWSRENYWPAEEIIAEVEKLVPLQEVLEASRNSGPAKMYGISGGSGRIGVISAVSNHFCESCNRFRVTSDGKLRTCLFSDREYDVRSILRDPEHTMQDMLDLFARANAEKPLGYRLLQDREHNQVCDRTMTAIGG
- a CDS encoding DUF814 domain-containing protein, producing the protein MRDAFFFWGEFMDASVFCFVAEELAERIVGMRVEKVFTPLPDTWTLDLGRAGYLVLCTAKPTPFLYLSRHKPDNPQNPSGRAMWLRKRLKGRRVLGLVSDWPLRRLALELSPGEGKWLILDLAAAPLLTESLPPGFGSEPVWPELERIRSEEGLWRELPHLTPPLRHHLRSVSPAEAEALLQSLGTRTVSTFYHGLDHQGRPQVRLWPLRDGGACSSALEAAQNAHGQTLAGLERVHAGADSAVARNIRRIRRALERVQGDHKRLQGMVEKRRDGLLLQAHLHGLDRNVRLAVLLLEDEHGEDVEVRLDPGLTVRENMERFFGRAAKGERGLGIVAARALALQRELDAVRQGMPPTEAESVRGAKAPAPIVLPAKFRKIKVQAYRSSDGFLIVRGRSAQANHQLLTQAASPFDYWLHAQDGPGAHVIVKRDFPAQEVPERTVQEAAALAALASHLKMADRGEVLLCLVRDVRPIKGAALGMVGVDKVLRTVRPAIDPALEESLRLEGQR